From Collibacillus ludicampi, a single genomic window includes:
- a CDS encoding SOS response-associated peptidase family protein yields MSQLFSGCPIRYRATSDDSKVHTYTIIATLPNELVSEIHDRMPVIFGRKIR; encoded by the coding sequence GTGTCCCAACTCTTTTCTGGATGCCCTATACGATATCGGGCTACTTCAGATGATTCAAAGGTACACACGTACACGATCATAGCCACACTGCCGAACGAGCTTGTTAGCGAGATCCACGACCGTATGCCGGTGATCTTCGGCCGGAAGATAAGGTGA